TTTAATCTCATCCAGTCTGAGGGATCTTAACTGACCTCTCTATTTTTTGAAAGTCTTGCCTCTGTGCTTTGTTGGGCAACAGGAAAGCCTTTTTACCATCAGTACAAGTAGAATCTGGGATACATAGTTCTTCCTATTCCTTCAGCACACCATCATTTAGcaagaacaacaaaaataattttaatGTCCTTCTCTTGTCAAACATTGATTATCAGACTTACTTTAACAATTAACACTCAAATAAAGATTTCAAATATACACTTTGGAAACTTCTTTATTTTACTTGATGAAAAACAGGTGGattctttttcatgtttcttaCAAGGCAGCTTCAATGTGCAGTCACAGCTTACATTGAATCACAGTTTGCTTCAGTGTAATACATAGCTTGCACTCTCCCACTTATAATGTTATTATAAAATGTTCTGATGTATGTCAGTTCTATTTAGGTTGTTGTAGTACCACAATCTTACAGCAGGTGGCAGATATGAGCAGGTAAATATAAGGCACATTTTAATCAGAGTAAGAAAGGCATTATGAAATCATAAATATAGGCATGCACTGGATCACTGAATTGTTTACGACAACATGTCTTAATGTTGGTatatttgaaatgaaagaaaaagaagcattaaaaaaatcactctAACGATTCTTTAAGGATGTTTGCACGACTGCACTTACTGCAGATAAGTATTGTCAGGCTCTGAAATCCTCAGCACAGGGGAGCTGAAGTTGGACGAGCAGGGCATTAAGTTCTGGGTGCTCAGATAACTGATTTTCCTGTCGCTGTCTCTACCAGATCCTCTTTCCAGAGTGACCTCCAGTGAGTCAGGCCCCTGCCGCTGGCTGCTGGGCTGCGGCGGAGGCACCAGGCCGTGTAGGAGGCTGTTCCCAAGGTGGGAGTTACATCGAGCCAAGTTGTCAGTCAAATGCTGCATGTACACCTCCTCCAGCTGTTTGTCCAGCAATCCATTCAGCACTGAGTTAGACATGGGCTCCAATGCGGATCCCGACAGATCCAAGCTGATGTTCACACTGTCCCCCATAACCAGATAACCCTGGTCTGGTATGGATGTCACAGGCCCTTGGGCCTCCTGTTTGGCTGCCCATTCTGGCTGATTTGAGACATCAGACACATAATCTTGGGTGATGACGGCTCTCAGTTGGCTGTTTGAGATGCGGCCCGAGTCAGCCACCTGCAGGTCCGGATATTGTTCAAGGAGGCTACAATCATCTAAGCA
This is a stretch of genomic DNA from Labrus bergylta chromosome 9, fLabBer1.1, whole genome shotgun sequence. It encodes these proteins:
- the si:dkey-237j10.2 gene encoding uncharacterized protein si:dkey-237j10.2, with translation MLGEGFLRALHFREERKFDSAPKVKRSQTQNHLTDPSSCTLSESSLTDQQAESTEAGLNQEQPDFNQFQSLKVIPQGLLGLSIPGSSPFPAPNPDFIVCLDDCSLLEQYPDLQVADSGRISNSQLRAVITQDYVSDVSNQPEWAAKQEAQGPVTSIPDQGYLVMGDSVNISLDLSGSALEPMSNSVLNGLLDKQLEEVYMQHLTDNLARCNSHLGNSLLHGLVPPPQPSSQRQGPDSLEVTLERGSGRDSDRKISYLSTQNLMPCSSNFSSPVLRISEPDNTYLQ